From Stenotrophomonas maltophilia, a single genomic window includes:
- a CDS encoding F0F1 ATP synthase subunit B: protein MNINFTLLAQALAFAGLIWIIATKIWPPLMNAIEERQQKIAEGLAAADRSQKDLAQAQEKVNEALKEARTKANEIIDQAHARANQIVDAARNEAITEATRQKELAQAEIDAAANRAREDLRKQVSALAVTGAEKLLKREIDANAHKALLDELASEI from the coding sequence ATGAATATCAATTTCACCCTTCTTGCGCAGGCGCTCGCCTTCGCTGGTCTGATCTGGATCATCGCGACCAAGATCTGGCCGCCGCTGATGAACGCGATCGAAGAGCGCCAGCAGAAGATTGCTGAAGGCCTCGCTGCTGCCGACCGCAGCCAGAAAGATCTGGCCCAGGCGCAGGAGAAGGTCAACGAAGCGCTGAAAGAAGCACGCACCAAGGCCAACGAGATCATCGACCAGGCCCACGCGCGCGCCAACCAGATCGTTGATGCTGCCCGTAACGAAGCGATCACCGAAGCCACCCGTCAGAAGGAACTGGCCCAGGCTGAAATCGACGCCGCCGCCAACCGTGCCCGTGAAGATCTGCGCAAGCAGGTGTCCGCGTTGGCCGTGACCGGTGCCGAAAAGCTGCTCAAGCGCGAAATCGACGCCAACGCCCACAAGGCGCTGCTCGACGAGCTGGCCTCGGAGATCTAA
- the atpE gene encoding F0F1 ATP synthase subunit C, translating into MYFAVLTNFAQIQSSTALAVGIMIGLAALGAGLGLAIMAGKFLESAARQPELIPVLQVRMFITAGLIDAAFIISVAVGLLLAFANPLSAAFAGAVTKALAG; encoded by the coding sequence ATGTACTTCGCCGTCCTGACCAACTTCGCGCAGATTCAGAGCTCCACCGCCCTTGCCGTCGGCATCATGATCGGCCTGGCCGCGCTGGGCGCTGGCCTGGGTCTGGCCATCATGGCTGGTAAGTTCCTGGAGTCGGCCGCCCGCCAGCCGGAACTGATCCCGGTCCTGCAGGTCCGCATGTTCATCACCGCCGGCCTGATCGACGCCGCGTTCATCATCTCGGTCGCCGTCGGCCTGCTGCTGGCCTTCGCCAACCCGCTGTCGGCTGCCTTTGCTGGCGCCGTCACCAAGGCTCTGGCCGGCTGA
- the atpB gene encoding F0F1 ATP synthase subunit A yields the protein MAGEALTPTSYIQHHLHNLTAPVGKGEGMFWHIHVDTFLTAVLMGLVIVVAFWLGTRKATAGVPGKWQAFVEICLEFVDRQAKDTYHGKSKLVTPIAITIFFWILMMNLIKMIPADFIAKPLEWAGIHYWKPVPTADVNATLGMAISVFFLMLFFALKSKGLLGFIKEFLTAPFGKWMMPFNLILNIVEWLSKPISLAMRLFGNMFGGEIVFLLIWVLGGAGFFGAIAGGAFGLGWMLFHLLVIPLQAFIFMMLSIVYLSLSEDAH from the coding sequence ATGGCGGGCGAGGCTCTAACCCCTACCAGCTACATCCAGCATCACCTGCACAACCTGACCGCGCCGGTCGGCAAGGGTGAGGGTATGTTCTGGCATATCCACGTCGATACCTTCCTCACCGCGGTCCTGATGGGCCTGGTGATCGTCGTCGCGTTCTGGCTGGGCACCCGCAAGGCCACCGCCGGCGTGCCGGGCAAGTGGCAGGCCTTCGTCGAGATCTGCCTGGAGTTCGTCGACCGCCAGGCCAAGGACACCTACCACGGCAAGAGCAAGCTGGTCACGCCGATCGCCATCACGATCTTCTTCTGGATCCTGATGATGAACCTGATCAAGATGATCCCGGCCGACTTCATCGCCAAGCCGCTGGAATGGGCGGGCATCCACTACTGGAAGCCAGTGCCGACCGCCGACGTCAATGCCACCCTGGGCATGGCTATCAGCGTGTTCTTCCTGATGCTGTTCTTCGCACTGAAGTCGAAGGGCCTGCTGGGCTTCATCAAGGAATTCCTGACGGCGCCGTTCGGCAAGTGGATGATGCCGTTCAACCTGATCCTCAACATCGTCGAGTGGCTGAGCAAGCCGATCTCGCTGGCGATGCGACTGTTCGGCAACATGTTCGGCGGCGAAATCGTGTTCCTGCTGATCTGGGTGCTGGGTGGTGCCGGTTTCTTCGGTGCCATTGCCGGTGGTGCATTCGGTCTGGGCTGGATGCTGTTCCACCTGCTGGTGATCCCGCTGCAGGCCTTCATCTTCATGATGCTGTCGATCGTGTACCTGAGCCTGTCGGAAGACGCTCACTGA